GAAAAATAAATAAAAGGAGCTGAAGCAGCTCCTTTTAAGAGATTAAATTTTTTAAGAAGGGATTTCCTATGCTAAAAAAAGCATTCATCGGCATCATCCGATTTTATCAAGCAGTCATATCGCCTTTGAAGCCGCCGTCATGCCGTTTTTATCCGACTTGTTCCCATTATGGGCTTGAAGCGATCCAGAGATTTGGTCCCTTCAAAGGCGGTTGGCTGACCATCGTGCGGATCCTGAAATGCCAGCCACTTCACCCGGGCGGAATCGACCCTGTGCCGGAAGAATGGCCATCAAGGAAAAAAGACAAGGCCCATAATCATTAATTTCCTGTTTTAAAAATATTGCAGTCGAATTGCCTGCTTACTTTTCATATCCATTGATAACCTGATCCAGCCTTCCTGTTGCCGGATCAATTACTAGCCCATGTACAGGAACATCTTTAGGCATCAAGGGATGGTTCTTTACGATTTCGACACTGTGGCCAACACTGTCCTTGACATTGTCAAAGCCGTGAAGCCATTCCTTTACATCGATTCCCGAATAATTCAAAGTGTTCAGCATATCATCACTAACACCGCGACGTTGCATTTCCTCAATCATGCCATCAGGCTTCATACCGCTCATGCCACAGTCATAGTGCCCAATGATTGCCACTTCCTCTGCCTGCAGCTGGTAAACAGCGACCAGAAGACTTCTCATGATACTTCCAAAAGGATGCATGATGAGTGCACCGGCATTTTTGACAATCTTCACATCACCATTGCGAATATTCAACGCTCTTGGCAAAAGTTCAACAAGCCTGGTATCCATACATGTTAAGATAACCATTTTTTTGTTTGGAAATTTCGTAGTCGTGAATTCTTCATACTTCTTTTCAGCAACAAATTGTTCATTAAAATGAAGGATTTCCTCAAGCATTCTCATCTTCTCTACTCCTTTTTAACATGGTCTACTATCTAGAATACCGTAAATCTCCGCAGAGCCAAAATGTTTTACTTGATTTTCTGCCAATCCTTTTGTATGATACAAAAGGTAAATCGTAACGATTACGAATTAATATTTTTAACAACTGACCAGAAAACTATAAAAGAATGCTACCATTACAGTTCATAAATCGTAATCAATCCGTTTTGAAACCAGGAGGTCAATATGAAAAAAATTGCTTTTATACTATCGATTTTTATAACAATCTCAGCCTTTCTCAGCGGCTGCGGAAAAGAAAACGCCTCAAATAAGGAAAAGGATCAGAACCTGTTGCAAGTCTATACAACCGTTTATCCGCTCCAGTTTTTCAGCGAGCAAATTGGCGGTCAATATGTCGAGGTTAAAACCGTGTATCCTCCAGGAGCAGATGAACACACTTTCGAACCCTCCCAAAAAGATATGATGGCATTAGCTGATGCAGACGTTTTTTTCTATATCGGTCTCGGTCTTGAGGGTTTTGTTGATAAAGCGGGCAAAACTTTGAAAGATG
The nucleotide sequence above comes from Mesobacillus jeotgali. Encoded proteins:
- the yidD gene encoding membrane protein insertion efficiency factor YidD is translated as MLKKAFIGIIRFYQAVISPLKPPSCRFYPTCSHYGLEAIQRFGPFKGGWLTIVRILKCQPLHPGGIDPVPEEWPSRKKDKAHNH
- a CDS encoding beta-class carbonic anhydrase → MRMLEEILHFNEQFVAEKKYEEFTTTKFPNKKMVILTCMDTRLVELLPRALNIRNGDVKIVKNAGALIMHPFGSIMRSLLVAVYQLQAEEVAIIGHYDCGMSGMKPDGMIEEMQRRGVSDDMLNTLNYSGIDVKEWLHGFDNVKDSVGHSVEIVKNHPLMPKDVPVHGLVIDPATGRLDQVINGYEK